One window of Deinococcus roseus genomic DNA carries:
- a CDS encoding ATP-binding cassette domain-containing protein, whose amino-acid sequence MGYQYPARLQSARDIIIAEKVNKHYGAYHALRDVSITVKQGEVVVIIGPSGSGKSTFIRTINHLEQHQGGTITVDGTLLNNDVKNIDQIRREVGMVFQQFNLFPHLTVLQNITLAPIRVRKWDKKKAE is encoded by the coding sequence ATGGGATACCAGTATCCAGCCAGACTCCAGAGCGCCAGAGACATCATCATTGCCGAGAAAGTCAACAAACATTACGGCGCTTACCACGCCCTCCGGGACGTGTCCATCACCGTCAAACAGGGTGAGGTCGTCGTCATCATTGGCCCCTCCGGATCAGGAAAATCCACCTTCATCCGCACCATCAACCACCTCGAGCAACACCAGGGCGGCACCATCACCGTGGACGGCACGTTACTCAACAACGATGTCAAAAACATCGACCAGATCCGGCGGGAAGTGGGGATGGTCTTCCAGCAGTTCAACCTGTTCCCGCACCTGACGGTGCTGCAGAACATCACGCTGGCTCCGATCCGGGTGCGCAAATGGGACAAAAAGAAAGCCGAGC
- the menC gene encoding o-succinylbenzoate synthase, with protein sequence MKIESATLQLIELPLKFRFETSFGVQTRRTILVLTLRGEGLEGYGESVMEMLPQYREETTPGAEYLLKEVLLPRVLGKTFNNPQELGLVLAPFKGNRMAKAVLEMAFWDLWARSLQVSLSHLIGGVRKEVTVGVSLGIQPTVDDTVRSVEKHVMQGYRRIKLKIKPGWDLNIVKDVRAEFPDITLTVDANSAYTMADVRTFQKMDAYQLDYIEQPLAHEDLHDHAKLQKLIQTPLCLDESILSSEDTRKALETHAGRVINLKPARVGGVSESLKIHTVAQSFGVPLWMGGMLEAGVGRAFNIHISSLPGFTKPGDTSSSSRYWETDIINEPLEAVDGLMPVPVGPGIGVTLNQDFLKTITLRQHEVKA encoded by the coding sequence ATGAAAATTGAATCCGCCACCCTGCAGCTCATCGAGCTTCCCCTCAAGTTTCGCTTTGAGACCTCTTTTGGCGTGCAGACCAGACGCACCATTCTGGTTTTGACCCTCAGGGGGGAAGGGCTGGAAGGATACGGCGAGAGCGTGATGGAAATGCTGCCCCAGTACCGGGAGGAAACCACACCTGGCGCAGAGTACCTGCTGAAAGAGGTGCTGCTGCCCCGTGTGCTGGGCAAGACCTTCAACAACCCGCAGGAATTGGGTCTGGTGCTGGCTCCCTTCAAGGGGAACCGCATGGCCAAAGCCGTGCTGGAAATGGCTTTCTGGGACTTGTGGGCCAGAAGCCTGCAGGTGTCCCTCTCCCACCTGATTGGAGGGGTGCGCAAAGAAGTCACCGTGGGGGTGTCGCTGGGCATTCAGCCCACTGTGGATGACACCGTGAGGTCCGTGGAAAAACATGTGATGCAGGGGTACCGCCGCATCAAACTGAAAATCAAACCCGGCTGGGACCTGAACATCGTCAAGGACGTGCGGGCCGAATTCCCGGACATCACTTTGACTGTGGATGCCAACAGTGCCTACACCATGGCGGATGTGCGCACCTTCCAGAAAATGGATGCTTACCAGCTGGATTACATCGAGCAGCCTCTGGCCCATGAAGACCTGCATGACCATGCCAAACTGCAGAAATTGATCCAGACGCCCCTGTGCCTGGACGAGAGCATCCTCTCCAGTGAGGACACCCGCAAAGCCCTGGAAACCCACGCTGGAAGGGTGATCAACCTGAAACCTGCCCGTGTGGGTGGGGTCAGTGAAAGCCTGAAAATCCACACCGTGGCCCAGTCTTTCGGGGTTCCATTGTGGATGGGGGGCATGCTGGAAGCCGGAGTGGGACGGGCCTTCAACATCCACATTTCCAGCCTGCCCGGATTCACCAAGCCCGGTGACACCTCGAGTTCCAGCCGTTACTGGGAAACCGACATCATCAACGAGCCTTTGGAAGCTGTGGACGGTCTGATGCCTGTTCCTGTTGGCCCCGGAATCGGGGTGACTTTGAATCAGGATTTCCTGAAAACCATCACGCTGCGCCAGCATGAGGTCAAGGCGTGA
- a CDS encoding GNAT family N-acetyltransferase encodes MSLIRELKDHSEIQQIQELQAQVWGRSELDIVPQGLTVAFIYQGGLVAAAYEGPEMIGFVMGIPTADPRKQHSHMLGVLPEYRGSDVAVQLKRFQRDWCLSRGIDTVVWSYDPLRSVNANFNVRKLGAVVREYHPNLYGQMSGVNAGVDSDRVIAEWNLLDPQVYQRIYAPPVTPDIQHLPCINMGLDNQLNLQDPTLLYQLPEDFGALLKDDLEAAKQVRAAGREALTHYLRQGYTITDFVRQQGNFYLLTREKPRP; translated from the coding sequence GTGAGTTTGATCCGGGAACTGAAAGACCACAGCGAAATTCAGCAGATTCAGGAATTGCAGGCCCAGGTGTGGGGCCGCAGTGAACTGGACATCGTGCCTCAGGGTCTGACCGTGGCTTTCATTTACCAGGGTGGGCTGGTGGCTGCTGCCTATGAAGGTCCAGAGATGATTGGTTTTGTGATGGGCATTCCCACCGCAGACCCCAGAAAGCAGCACTCCCACATGCTGGGGGTGTTGCCTGAGTACCGGGGCAGCGATGTCGCGGTGCAGCTCAAGCGCTTCCAGCGGGACTGGTGCCTGTCCAGAGGCATTGATACGGTGGTGTGGAGTTATGACCCGCTGCGTTCTGTGAATGCCAACTTCAATGTGCGCAAACTGGGGGCGGTGGTGCGGGAATACCACCCGAACCTGTATGGCCAGATGAGCGGGGTGAATGCCGGGGTGGACAGCGACCGGGTGATTGCAGAATGGAACCTGCTGGACCCACAGGTGTACCAGCGCATTTATGCCCCTCCGGTGACCCCGGACATCCAGCACCTCCCCTGCATCAACATGGGCCTGGACAACCAGTTGAACTTGCAGGACCCCACCCTGCTGTACCAGCTTCCCGAGGATTTTGGGGCTTTGCTGAAAGATGATCTGGAGGCAGCAAAACAGGTGCGTGCTGCAGGTCGAGAAGCCCTCACCCATTACCTGAGGCAGGGATACACCATCACAGACTTTGTGCGCCAGCAGGGAAATTTTTACCTGCTGACCAGAGAAAAACCACGACCTTAA
- a CDS encoding pyridoxal phosphate-dependent aminotransferase — MRELNPVLQTFRDSPFTQMTLRALELGAVNLGQGFPDHAPPAFVQEALQQSFTGPQQYVPVAGLLSLREELARDAKKRLGLNLDAATEVTITAGATEAVQSALQGILQPGDEVVILEPTYDMYAPQVKLAGGVPVFVPLKFEGSYVLDAEGLKSALSEKTRVIILNTPHNPTGKVFTKAELQAIAALAIQHDLYVISDEVYDRLTYGAAHTCIHTLEGMQDRTITVGSAGKTFAVTGWRVGWAFASAALSKAIRGVHQWVSFCAPSPLQQATMLALKTAQTFDYSASVQQDYVQKRDFLSSALQEAGFPISRPEGGYFVVADVSHMGMTEQQACDWMLKVVGVASIPMGVFYDQGVSPFAGLRFAFCKGQETLEQAAERLYAGCKVL; from the coding sequence ATGCGGGAACTCAACCCAGTTTTGCAGACCTTCAGAGACAGCCCTTTCACCCAGATGACCCTGCGTGCCCTGGAACTGGGGGCTGTGAATCTGGGGCAGGGATTTCCAGACCATGCCCCTCCAGCCTTTGTGCAGGAAGCTTTGCAACAGTCCTTCACTGGACCCCAGCAATATGTGCCTGTGGCAGGTTTGCTGTCTCTGCGTGAAGAACTGGCGAGGGATGCAAAAAAACGCCTGGGCCTGAATCTGGACGCTGCCACCGAAGTGACCATCACTGCAGGGGCCACAGAAGCCGTGCAGAGTGCCTTGCAGGGCATCTTGCAGCCTGGGGATGAGGTGGTCATTCTGGAGCCCACCTACGACATGTATGCTCCCCAGGTGAAACTGGCAGGTGGTGTTCCGGTGTTTGTGCCCCTCAAATTTGAGGGAAGCTATGTGCTGGATGCAGAGGGTTTAAAGTCTGCCCTCTCCGAGAAAACCAGGGTGATCATCCTGAACACCCCCCACAATCCCACGGGCAAGGTGTTCACAAAGGCGGAATTGCAAGCCATTGCAGCTCTGGCCATCCAGCATGACCTGTACGTGATCTCCGATGAGGTCTATGACCGCCTGACTTACGGTGCAGCGCACACCTGCATTCACACGCTGGAAGGGATGCAGGACCGGACCATCACGGTGGGCAGTGCGGGCAAGACTTTTGCGGTGACCGGATGGCGGGTGGGCTGGGCGTTTGCCAGTGCAGCCCTCTCAAAAGCCATCCGGGGGGTGCACCAGTGGGTGTCTTTCTGTGCCCCCAGTCCTTTGCAGCAAGCCACCATGCTGGCTTTAAAGACCGCCCAGACGTTTGATTACTCGGCCAGCGTGCAGCAGGATTATGTGCAAAAAAGGGATTTCCTCTCCTCTGCCTTGCAGGAAGCAGGTTTTCCCATCTCCCGGCCCGAAGGGGGTTACTTTGTGGTGGCAGATGTCTCCCATATGGGCATGACCGAACAGCAGGCCTGTGACTGGATGCTCAAAGTGGTGGGGGTGGCCAGCATTCCGATGGGGGTTTTTTACGATCAGGGGGTCAGTCCCTTTGCAGGTTTGCGCTTTGCTTTCTGCAAAGGACAGGAGACCCTGGAGCAGGCTGCTGAGCGATTGTATGCTGGATGCAAAGTGCTGTAA
- a CDS encoding 2-oxoglutarate dehydrogenase E1 component yields MKSAESTIMYGGSASFLEALYEDYLGDPSSVAPEWRRFFEGNGAPTDTPHSPVQQAFLALGQKPLLRFTGLNGHSAVTAKEGKANTGISAYIAAYRLLGHLRAKIDPLNLRKEEDVPELSLGFYGLTEADLSSHVEDGGFKGTLAEVRGQLLQTYCGSIGYEYVYIPSEERQWLQKRIEDAKARFNFSADTKKRVLRKLTSAEGLERYLHVRYVGQKRFSLEGTETLIPMLDSIVLRAGKLGVKDVVVGMAHRGRLNVLINIFGKKPRDLFAEFDGKKTISSDFAGDVKYHMGFSSDVQTEGGPVHLALAFNPSHLEIVNPVVAGSVRARQARLGDVEGRSTVLPIVLHGDAAVAGQGVVAETLNLAGIRGFAVGGTLHIVVNNQVGFTISDLRDARTSRYCTDVAKMIDAPVFHVNADDPEACVWASELALDYRQTFHKDVFIDLIGYRKLGHNESDDPSMTQPMMYRKIQANPGTRALYGQVLAREGVISEKDPETYVEEYRAALEKGDTVADAVETDFNAERSKQWKTVLGTHWTAPANTAVDPESLQKVGQAITTIPESFKLHRGVERVAKARRDMVDGKQPLDWGMAENLAYGTLLNEGFNVRLCGEDAGRGTFTHRHAVWHNQLTEDIPEGEEYLTLAHVSENQGRVEVIDSTLSEEAVLAYEYGYAATDPSTLVLWEAQFGDFANCAQPVIDQFISSSEAKWGRLAGLVMLLPHGYEGQGPEHSSARLERFMQLTAQDNIQVVVPSTPAQVFHMLRRQIIRNYRKPLVVMTGKSLLRNPLCVSSLEDLTNGKFQEIIPDTAAVKEEVNRVVLCSGKLYFELFKAREEAGLKNVAIVRIEQLYPFAHDQLKGILEQYPGAEVVWAQEEPRNMGAWMFVREDIEQSMQSGQTLKDATRPRSASPAVGYTSKHNQEQQDVIQRALGLK; encoded by the coding sequence ATGAAGTCAGCCGAGAGCACGATCATGTACGGAGGAAGTGCCAGTTTCCTGGAAGCCCTGTATGAAGATTATCTGGGTGACCCCTCATCGGTAGCGCCTGAGTGGCGCCGTTTTTTTGAGGGCAATGGTGCACCCACCGACACACCCCACTCTCCAGTGCAGCAAGCCTTCCTGGCCCTCGGTCAGAAGCCCCTGCTGCGTTTCACTGGGCTCAATGGTCACAGTGCTGTCACGGCCAAAGAAGGCAAGGCCAACACCGGCATTTCCGCCTACATTGCGGCTTACCGCCTGCTGGGACACCTGCGGGCCAAAATCGATCCGCTGAACCTGCGCAAGGAAGAAGATGTTCCAGAGCTTTCGCTGGGCTTTTATGGCCTCACCGAAGCCGATCTGTCTTCCCATGTGGAAGATGGCGGTTTCAAAGGCACCCTGGCCGAAGTGCGCGGACAGCTGTTGCAAACCTACTGCGGGTCCATCGGCTATGAATATGTGTACATTCCTTCTGAGGAACGCCAGTGGCTGCAAAAGCGCATTGAAGACGCCAAGGCCCGCTTCAATTTCAGTGCAGACACCAAAAAGCGCGTCCTGAGAAAGCTCACCAGTGCTGAAGGTCTGGAGCGTTACCTGCACGTGCGTTATGTGGGTCAGAAACGTTTCTCCCTGGAAGGCACCGAAACCCTGATCCCCATGCTGGACAGCATTGTGCTTCGTGCAGGCAAACTGGGTGTCAAGGATGTGGTGGTCGGGATGGCCCACCGTGGCCGTCTGAATGTGCTGATCAACATTTTCGGCAAGAAACCCAGAGACCTCTTTGCTGAATTCGATGGCAAGAAAACCATCTCCAGCGACTTTGCTGGTGACGTGAAATACCACATGGGCTTTTCCAGTGACGTGCAGACCGAAGGCGGTCCTGTGCACCTGGCCCTGGCCTTCAACCCCTCCCACCTGGAAATCGTGAACCCTGTGGTGGCTGGTTCTGTGCGTGCCCGTCAGGCCCGTCTGGGCGATGTGGAAGGCCGCTCCACGGTGCTTCCCATCGTGCTGCACGGCGACGCTGCTGTGGCAGGGCAAGGTGTGGTGGCTGAGACCCTCAACCTGGCTGGCATCCGTGGCTTCGCTGTGGGTGGAACCCTGCACATCGTGGTCAACAACCAGGTGGGCTTCACCATCTCCGACCTGCGGGATGCCCGCACCAGCCGCTACTGCACCGATGTTGCCAAGATGATTGATGCTCCGGTGTTCCACGTCAATGCCGACGATCCCGAAGCCTGCGTGTGGGCTTCTGAGCTGGCCCTGGATTACCGCCAGACCTTCCACAAGGATGTTTTCATTGATTTGATCGGGTACCGCAAACTGGGCCACAACGAGAGCGACGATCCCAGCATGACCCAGCCCATGATGTACCGCAAGATCCAGGCCAACCCTGGCACCCGTGCGCTGTACGGTCAGGTGCTGGCCAGGGAAGGAGTCATCTCCGAGAAAGACCCTGAAACCTATGTGGAAGAGTACCGTGCTGCCCTGGAAAAAGGCGACACCGTTGCAGACGCAGTGGAAACCGACTTCAATGCAGAGCGTTCCAAACAATGGAAAACTGTGCTGGGCACCCACTGGACGGCACCCGCCAACACAGCCGTGGATCCTGAAAGCCTGCAAAAAGTGGGGCAGGCCATCACCACCATCCCCGAAAGCTTCAAGCTGCACCGGGGTGTGGAGCGTGTGGCCAAAGCCCGCCGCGACATGGTGGACGGCAAACAACCCCTGGACTGGGGCATGGCCGAAAACCTCGCTTACGGCACCCTGCTGAACGAGGGCTTCAACGTGCGCCTGTGCGGTGAAGACGCTGGACGCGGAACCTTCACCCACCGCCATGCCGTGTGGCACAACCAGCTCACCGAGGACATCCCCGAAGGCGAAGAGTACCTGACCCTCGCCCACGTGTCTGAAAACCAGGGCCGTGTGGAAGTCATCGACTCCACCCTCTCTGAAGAAGCTGTGCTGGCCTACGAGTACGGATACGCTGCCACCGATCCTTCTACGCTGGTGCTGTGGGAAGCCCAGTTCGGTGATTTTGCCAACTGCGCCCAGCCCGTGATTGACCAGTTCATCTCGAGCAGCGAAGCCAAATGGGGCCGTCTGGCCGGACTGGTGATGCTGCTTCCCCACGGCTACGAAGGCCAGGGACCTGAGCACTCCAGCGCCCGTCTGGAACGCTTCATGCAGCTGACCGCCCAGGACAACATCCAGGTGGTGGTGCCCTCCACCCCTGCACAGGTGTTCCACATGCTGCGCCGCCAGATCATCCGCAACTACCGCAAACCCCTGGTGGTGATGACCGGCAAGAGCCTGCTCAGAAACCCCCTGTGTGTGTCTTCCCTGGAAGACCTGACGAACGGCAAATTCCAGGAGATCATTCCTGACACTGCTGCTGTCAAAGAAGAAGTCAACCGTGTGGTGCTGTGTTCTGGCAAGCTGTACTTTGAACTGTTCAAGGCCCGTGAAGAAGCTGGCCTGAAGAACGTCGCCATCGTGCGCATCGAACAACTCTACCCCTTTGCCCACGATCAGCTGAAAGGCATCCTGGAGCAGTACCCCGGAGCAGAAGTGGTGTGGGCCCAGGAAGAACCCCGCAACATGGGGGCCTGGATGTTCGTGCGCGAGGACATCGAGCAGAGCATGCAAAGCGGACAGACCCTGAAGGACGCGACCCGTCCCCGCAGCGCCAGTCCCGCAGTGGGTTACACCAGCAAGCACAACCAGGAGCAGCAGGACGTGATCCAGCGCGCCCTGGGATTAAAATAA
- the odhB gene encoding 2-oxoglutarate dehydrogenase complex dihydrolipoyllysine-residue succinyltransferase, protein MTVDVKVPVFSESVSEGTLLGWKKQKGQAVAKGDVLIEIETDKVVLEVYAQDAGVLTDTLKNEGDTVTSEEVIARIDTAASAAAAPAATPAAPEEPKKDSAKAELPQGPTQVHTTSGDFSPAVRKLVAESGVNPAEVQATGPKGNITKGDVLTHISKPVSQTPVQVAPVQIDLPAGARPDQRVPMTRIRQTISKRLKEVQNTAAILTTFNEVDMKPIMDLRKKYQDEFVKKHGIKLGFMSFFVRAATEALKAYPVINASVDGNDIIYHGYYDIGIAVASERGLVVPILRNTDQSNLADIEKQIGEYAQKAKNGKLGLDDMTGGTFSITNGGTFGSMLSTPILNAPQSAILGMHNIVERPVAENGQVVIRPIMYVALSYDHRIIDGREAVQFLVTIKKLLEDPARLLLDL, encoded by the coding sequence ATGACTGTTGACGTAAAAGTTCCTGTATTTTCAGAGTCCGTGAGCGAAGGCACCCTCTTGGGGTGGAAGAAACAGAAAGGTCAGGCCGTGGCCAAAGGCGACGTCCTGATTGAAATTGAAACCGACAAGGTGGTTCTGGAAGTGTACGCCCAGGATGCTGGCGTGCTGACCGACACCCTCAAGAATGAAGGCGACACCGTCACCAGCGAAGAAGTCATTGCCAGAATCGACACCGCTGCCAGTGCCGCTGCTGCCCCCGCTGCAACCCCCGCAGCCCCCGAAGAACCCAAAAAAGACAGTGCCAAGGCCGAACTGCCCCAGGGTCCCACCCAGGTGCACACCACCAGCGGAGACTTCTCCCCTGCCGTGCGCAAACTGGTCGCCGAGAGTGGTGTGAACCCCGCTGAAGTGCAGGCCACCGGTCCCAAAGGCAACATCACCAAGGGCGACGTGCTGACCCACATCAGCAAACCTGTCAGCCAGACCCCTGTGCAAGTGGCCCCTGTACAAATTGATCTGCCCGCTGGTGCCCGTCCTGACCAGCGCGTGCCCATGACCCGCATCCGCCAGACCATCTCCAAGCGTCTGAAAGAAGTGCAGAACACCGCCGCCATCCTGACCACCTTCAACGAAGTGGACATGAAACCCATCATGGATCTTCGCAAGAAGTACCAGGATGAGTTCGTGAAGAAGCACGGCATCAAACTGGGCTTCATGAGCTTCTTCGTGCGTGCCGCCACCGAGGCCCTCAAAGCCTACCCCGTGATCAATGCCAGCGTGGACGGCAACGACATCATCTACCACGGCTACTACGACATCGGAATTGCCGTGGCCAGCGAACGCGGTCTGGTGGTGCCGATCCTGCGCAACACCGACCAGTCCAACCTCGCAGACATCGAGAAGCAGATCGGTGAATACGCCCAGAAAGCCAAGAACGGCAAACTGGGTCTGGACGACATGACCGGAGGCACCTTCTCCATCACCAACGGTGGAACCTTCGGCAGCATGCTCTCCACCCCCATCCTGAACGCCCCCCAGAGCGCCATTCTGGGCATGCACAACATCGTGGAGCGCCCCGTGGCCGAAAACGGACAGGTGGTGATTCGCCCCATCATGTACGTGGCCCTCAGCTACGACCACCGCATCATCGACGGACGCGAAGCTGTGCAGTTCCTGGTGACCATCAAGAAACTGCTGGAAGATCCCGCCCGCCTGCTGCTGGATCTGTAA
- the lpdA gene encoding dihydrolipoyl dehydrogenase: MSEYDVLVIGGGPGGYVAAIRAAQLGFKVACVDAFSNKEGKQSLGGTCLNVGCIPSKALLDSTHKLEAVQHEYADHGIEVSGVKLDLAKLMGRKDSIVKQLTGGIQMLFKKNKVTAYHGYGTLDRQEGEQWVVKVGEEELKARHVILATGSKPRELPFFKFGGNILDNVGALSLDQIPAKLGVIGAGVIGLELGSVWRRMGSEVTALEAGGFLEIADEGIAKEALRHFQKQGMKIILNVKISRVEDLGDKVVVTYTDGNGEQTYECDKLIASVGRIPNTDNLGAAKVGLELTERGFIKIDEHYHTNLKGVYAIGDVVGGLMLAHKAEDEGVACAELIAGQAGHVNYDCVPSVIYTSPEIAWVGPTEKQLKDKGVEYKVGSFKFIANGRALAHDDTRGFVKIIADAKTDRLIAAHMIGPSVSELIGEVVTVMEFGGSAEDLARTVHAHPTLSEAVKEAAMGVDKRMIHS; the protein is encoded by the coding sequence ATGTCTGAATACGATGTTCTGGTGATTGGTGGTGGCCCCGGTGGTTATGTGGCTGCCATTCGCGCTGCCCAGCTGGGCTTCAAAGTGGCCTGTGTGGACGCTTTCAGCAACAAGGAAGGCAAACAGTCCCTGGGCGGAACCTGCCTGAATGTGGGATGCATTCCCTCCAAAGCCCTGCTGGATTCCACCCACAAGCTGGAAGCCGTGCAGCATGAATATGCAGACCACGGCATTGAGGTTTCCGGGGTCAAACTGGATCTTGCCAAACTGATGGGCCGCAAAGACAGCATCGTCAAACAGCTGACGGGCGGCATCCAGATGCTGTTCAAGAAGAACAAGGTCACCGCTTACCACGGTTACGGCACCCTGGACCGCCAGGAAGGCGAACAGTGGGTGGTGAAAGTCGGAGAAGAGGAACTGAAAGCCAGGCACGTGATTCTGGCCACCGGATCCAAACCCCGCGAGCTGCCTTTCTTCAAGTTTGGTGGCAACATCCTGGACAACGTTGGTGCACTGAGTCTGGACCAGATTCCTGCAAAACTCGGTGTGATTGGTGCAGGTGTGATCGGTCTGGAACTGGGCAGCGTGTGGCGTCGGATGGGTTCAGAAGTGACTGCACTGGAAGCAGGTGGGTTCCTGGAAATTGCCGATGAAGGCATCGCCAAAGAAGCCCTCCGTCACTTCCAGAAACAGGGCATGAAGATCATTCTGAACGTCAAGATCTCCAGAGTGGAAGACCTGGGCGACAAAGTGGTGGTGACCTACACCGATGGCAACGGAGAGCAGACCTACGAGTGCGACAAACTGATCGCCTCTGTGGGCCGCATTCCCAACACCGACAACCTCGGGGCAGCAAAAGTGGGTCTGGAACTCACCGAACGGGGCTTCATCAAGATCGATGAGCACTACCACACCAACCTGAAAGGCGTGTACGCCATCGGGGACGTGGTGGGTGGCCTGATGCTGGCCCACAAAGCCGAAGATGAGGGTGTGGCCTGCGCCGAATTGATCGCCGGTCAGGCCGGACACGTGAACTACGACTGTGTTCCCAGCGTGATTTACACCAGCCCTGAAATTGCCTGGGTGGGACCCACCGAGAAGCAACTGAAAGACAAAGGCGTGGAATACAAAGTCGGCAGCTTCAAGTTCATTGCCAACGGTCGCGCACTGGCCCACGACGACACCCGTGGTTTCGTGAAGATCATTGCCGATGCCAAAACCGACCGCCTGATCGCTGCCCACATGATTGGCCCCAGCGTGTCAGAGCTGATCGGCGAAGTGGTCACGGTGATGGAATTCGGTGGAAGCGCAGAAGACCTGGCCCGCACCGTGCACGCCCACCCCACCCTCTCCGAAGCGGTGAAGGAAGCTGCAATGGGTGTGGACAAACGCATGATCCACAGCTGA
- a CDS encoding cyclin-dependent kinase inhibitor 3 family protein, with protein MAQDNPILAPHVPGTRIHMTFAPGKKGRGALSGTVHNRNLQTDLLRLRDTYETTHLITLVEDFELDMLHIADLREAALQLGMQHLHFPIVDLSVPEDLDAFEAFVDDLKALYQDGATFTIHCVGGLGRTGVLAAILLQELHGYRPEASVDAVRKARNGTIQTREQEDFVLGWRQ; from the coding sequence ATGGCACAGGACAACCCCATTCTGGCCCCCCATGTTCCGGGCACCCGCATTCACATGACTTTTGCTCCTGGCAAGAAAGGCAGAGGAGCGCTGTCTGGAACGGTGCACAACCGGAACCTGCAAACCGATCTGTTGCGCCTGAGGGACACCTACGAGACCACCCACCTGATCACCCTGGTGGAGGATTTCGAGCTGGACATGCTGCACATTGCAGACCTGAGGGAAGCAGCCCTGCAACTTGGGATGCAGCACCTGCACTTTCCGATTGTGGATTTGAGTGTTCCAGAAGATCTGGATGCCTTTGAGGCTTTTGTGGATGACCTGAAAGCCCTCTATCAGGATGGGGCGACTTTCACCATTCATTGTGTGGGTGGACTGGGACGCACCGGGGTTCTGGCGGCCATTTTGCTGCAGGAACTGCATGGTTACCGTCCTGAAGCGTCTGTGGATGCCGTCAGAAAAGCCAGGAATGGCACCATCCAGACCCGTGAGCAGGAAGATTTTGTGCTGGGATGGAGACAGTGA
- a CDS encoding pyridoxamine 5'-phosphate oxidase family protein: protein MSDPKHTAHQEFLAKINDMLKDIRIAMLTTQHEGGELYSRPMATQEAQFDGTLYFMTSKKSGKISDLLNYPKVNLAYSHPGKNSFVSISGRAELVDDQKKIDELWNPINAAFFPDGKDDPDIVLIKVEAESAEYWDSPSSKIIQAYSFIKTAITGNHDDAGKNERQKI, encoded by the coding sequence ATGTCTGATCCCAAACACACCGCCCATCAGGAATTTCTGGCCAAAATCAACGACATGCTGAAAGACATCCGTATTGCCATGCTGACCACCCAGCATGAAGGCGGCGAACTTTACAGCCGACCCATGGCCACCCAGGAAGCCCAGTTTGACGGCACCCTTTACTTCATGACCAGCAAAAAATCTGGCAAAATCAGCGATTTGCTCAACTACCCCAAGGTGAACCTTGCCTACAGCCATCCGGGCAAGAACAGCTTTGTCAGCATCTCTGGCCGTGCTGAATTGGTCGATGACCAGAAAAAGATCGATGAACTCTGGAACCCCATCAACGCAGCCTTCTTCCCGGACGGCAAGGATGACCCGGACATCGTGCTGATCAAAGTGGAAGCCGAAAGCGCCGAATACTGGGACAGCCCCAGCAGCAAAATCATCCAGGCCTACAGCTTCATCAAAACCGCCATCACTGGTAACCATGACGATGCAGGCAAGAACGAAAGACAGAAAATCTGA